GAAACGGGATGGTTCAGCGAACCCTCTGCAGCCTCGCCTGAACTGGCGGCAGCTTGCGGGGACCACAAGGTCGTCAGCGTAACGACGGTCACCGACCCGTTCGCCTGGCCCGAACGCTTCAACCCGGCACTGCGCCGCTACGGCGAACGTAGTGGCGACCGCCCTGCACAGATAATCACGCGGGCCAATGCCTGTGCTGTCCGGCAGGCGCAGCGCGAGGCTGACCGCCGCCTGCGCGACCCAAACCTCGAACCGATCGACTGCAATCGCTTTCGGGGATTTTGAATGCTGAGCACCCAGCAACAATTTCGCGACGCCAGACATAGGCGGAACGGGGCGTACGCAGAAATGGTTGGACCAGCATGAAAGGGATTTTCTGCTCTGTCCTCGCCGTGACGCTTTCCGGCTGCCTCGCACCCCTTGAGACCGAGATCGAAACCGAGCGCGGCGAAACGGCGTCGTCGCTGCCTGTCATTCTGCATGCCCGGTCGGACCTTGCGATGGAGGCGCGCATATCGGGCAAGATCACACGAGCCGGATCGTGCCTTTATCTCGAGCATGCGCCAGGAGAGCGCGCCCTCATCCTATGGGGCGATGACGATGTGCGCGTTGCGCGGCTCGACGACACCGACTGGCTTGTGAACAACTACACTTCGGGGTTGCGGATCCGAGAGGGGGAAACGGTCCGCGGGGGCGGTCGGTTCTATCCGTCCGATGCCGATCTGGCGGAATTGGCAGATGGCGAGATTCCTGCCGATTGCACCGGCCCCGCCGTTCAACTCTATGCCATCGCGAAATTCGATCCTTCGAAACCGGGCGGCATCCCTGATCCGCCACCGCCACCGCCGCCCGCTCCATCGGCTCGGGATACGCTGCTGTCGCAGGCTTTCGACAAGCACTGGGACAACCAGCGGTGGCCGCGACGGACGATCAGGAACGTAGCTGACCCGCGCGAAGCGATGTTCGCCTACATTCTCGAGAACTATGAGGGCCGCAAAGGCGATTTGCATAGCCATTTCTGCCTCCGCGCTGCTGAGGACGAGCTGATTGGAAGGCTCTCGCAGCGTTTCGGTCCGCTTTACTCCGAAGCGGATTGCTCATGGAGCGGTCCGGGCGTGGTTCTGACGGCCAACGGCGAAAGCGCCATGTATGTCGATGCGCGGATCGATTGCTCAGGCGATCGGGGTTTCTGCGCGGGTTCGGGAGGCGCAACCTACGGCAACCTCGGTGCCGAGCATGGTGCCTATCGTCTGCGACGCAAGGGCGACGGATGGGAGATCGAGAAGCTGGGGCTGAGCGTGGTGTCGTGAATTAGATGAAGATAGGCATTCTCCTTCCCATCGTCCTGCTGGCAGGATGCCAAGCGGAACCGCCTCCGCCCAAAACCTCCCAGCAAAACACATCGACGGTCGAAGCGCTCTCGGCCTTCGTGCTTGTCCAAGACGTTGGTGGGTGGGAAGGGCCGGCCGTCGGGATCAATGGTTCATTCGCGGTAAAGGACGATTGCCTCGTGTTCGAAACCGGGCAAGTCGCCATGACGCCTATCTTGCCAGCGGCCTCGCGTCTCGAACGCACCAGCGATGGCGGCCTTGCAATCGTCCTGGAATTGGGCGGAGCTCGTGACACGGTCCTTCTTGGCCGCTCGTTTGCGCTGGCGGGCGACGTCATAAGTGCGACCGCCGCTCGCGAACTCTCCAGTCAGGTCATTCCCGATCGCTGCCCGTCCACCGTCCTGAGAACCGCCGGATTCCGTCAATGATCAAGCCATTGGTCCGCAATAGCCAGAGCCGCACGCTGTTTCTCGCGGCCGAGCTCCGTATTTGGCCTCACGATCTCGCCGGCTGCTCTGGCCCAGGGCGACAATCTCCGAAGCCAGCAACTCTCTCCTCGCGCCGTACCTCACCTCCGGACCCCTCGAATGACGCCAAGGGCGTCGCATGTTGTTTGGGATTTGCGATAACTGCAGCCGAAGCGCAGCAACGCTTGGTATTATCGACTGGGCGGACGAACCCCCCTTCCAATGAGGGCGGTCTCATGTAACTGGCGATCAGCTGGCCACCGCCCCAAAAGCGTACGCGGAGTCCCTAAAAAGGCATCGAACCAATACGTTAGTGGCCGTTTGCGGGCCCTTTCCGGGCTTTTTCGGAAAACCAAATTAGGGAAGTGCCTGTTACAACAGCAGAAATTACCGACAATTGGATGCCTCTTCTGGCCATCGCACCAAAAGTGTGGGGACGGCTGTGGGGATTGTCGAGAGACAGGCTCGAAAAGATAAGCGCAAGCAGCTACATAGCCAAATTTCGGCGCAGACACCCTCTCCGCCATCGTCCAAGCCATAGACATACTCTCCGCACTCGGGTGAAGGACGCTGTTTTGAAGGCGATCCGCGCTACCGTCTCCGCGGGCGACATTGGCACGAACGATCGCGTCCTGATGTCATGCGGCGGCGTCGTGGTTACCGCGCGTGGCGACAGCCTCAGGTGCGCGCGGCGAAACCCGCCACGACTTCCGCCAGCCACCGGCCGGCCGTCAGCGCGCTGAGATCTGTGTGGTCGAGCGGCGGGTCCCATTCGGTGAGATCGATGACCTTCACCTGGGGGTTTCCCGCAAGCAGGCGTGTGGCGGCGAAGAAATCGCGCGCTGCCATGCCGCCGGCGCGCGCGCCGGGGGCAGCGGGGAACTGGCTGCGGTCGATCACGTCGATGTCGCAATCGACCATGATTGCCGGACAATGCGAGAGGCGATCGAATGCGCGCGCGATGCTGGCGGCAACGCCCGTGCGTTCGAATTCGCGCAGCGTCAACACCAGGTTGCCGGCCGCCAGTGCGTCGTCGTGCATCGCCTTGCTGTTCGCGAACGGCGCCAGCCCGATCTGCACGATGTTGCGACCTGGAAGACCGTCTTCCAGCAGGGCACGGACCGGATTGCCGTTGGCGAGGCCATCTGCCGTCGTGCGCATGTCGAAATGGGCATCGAGCGTGATCAGGCCGACGTGTTCCAGCGCGAGCCCGCAAGCGGCGGCCATTGCGTGCAAGCCGGGCCGCGTGACGGCGTTGTTACCGCCGATCAGCAGGGTCAGGGAATGCTTCAGGACGCTCTCCACCACCCGGTCGCGGATGGGCAGCGTGGCTTCCTCGATCGTCAGGCCATGGAGCGCCAGATCGCCAAGATTGGCGATCGGGGCGCCGAAATCGCGACCGGCATCGATGTCATAACGGGCCACGCGCGGCAGGACCGCCCGGAGCGCCGCGGGGGCGAGATCGCATCGGCCCGGCGTGACCGATCCCGCCGACAGCGGCGCGCCCACCAGTCCGATGGGGGCCGCTTGATCCGGTGAAACGAGAAGATCGGAAAGGCTGGGCCAGGCAAGGGACATTGCGCTGGGGCATACCAGTCCTCTATGCGCCGCGCCATGCACGATCGCCTGCTCACCCAATGCCATGTCGCGACGATGGTCGCGCGGCCCGGCGATCCACTGGGGATGATCCGCGACGCGGCTCTCACGGTTACCAATGGCCGGATCGCGCGCGTCGGTCCGGCTGCAGAACTTGCGGCGGAGCCGGCGGCGGAGACGGTCCCACTCGGCGGCGCATGGGTCACGCCCGGGCTCGTCGATTGCCACACGCACCTGGTCTTCGGAGGCACGCGCGCCGCCGAGCACGCGATGCGGCGGGCCGGGGCAAGCTATCAGGAGATTGCCGCGGCCGGTGGCGGGATCGCCTCGACGATCAGGGCAACCGCGGCGGCGAGCGACGATGCGTTGCTGGGTAGCGCGCGGAGGCGGCTGCGCGCCCTCATGGCGGGCGGCTGCACCACGGTAGAGGTCAAATCCGGCTACGGCCACGATCCGGCGAGCGAACTGCGCTTGCTCGAGGTGGCGCGCGTGCTGGGCGGTGAGGAACCGGTGCGGATCGTGCCCACCCTGCTCGCGCTTCACGCCTTGCCGCCCGGCGCCAATCGTGCGGCTTTCGTGGCGCAGGCGATCGACAAGCTGCTGCCGGAAGCGGCCCGCCGCGGCCTCGCCACCGCGGTCGATGGCTTTTGCGAAGGCATCGGCTTCACGCCCGAAGAGATCGAGCGGCTGTTTGCCGCGGCGGCGGATCACGGGCTGCGGGTCAAACTGCACGCCGAACAATTGAGCAACCTCGGCGGCGCAGCGCTGGCGGCGCGCTACCAGGCGCTTTCAGCCGATCATCTCGAACACCTCGATGAAGCTGGAGCGATGGCGATGGCGCAGGCGGGCACCGTCGGCGTGCTGCTGCCCGGCGCGTTTTACGCCCTGAACGAGAGCCGCAAGCCGCCTGTCGATCTGTTGCGGAGGCGCGGGGTGCGCCTCGCAGTGGCGACCGACTGCAATCCGGGAACTTCGCCGCTCCTTAACCCCCAGCTCGCGATGAACATGGCGTGCACCCTGTTCGGCCTTAGCCCGGAGGAAGCGCTGGCGGGGATGACGGTCAACGCGGCCGCCGCGCTGGGCCTCGACGCCGAGGTCGGTACCATCGAGCCGGGCAAGGCGGCTGATCTCTGCGCCTGGGCGATTGAGGACCCGGCGGAGCTTGGGTACTGGATCGGCTTGCCTGGGCCGGTCCGACGCATCGTCGCAGGGCGCGACGCGCCCGTCGATCCGCGCGCATGACACAACGCAAAATCAAGGCAGGGAAGCAGCATCTTGGATATCCAGCGCAGGGACAACAGCCGCATCATCCGCGCGCGGCGCGGTGGCGAGATCGTCGCGAAGCACTGGACCACCGAGGCGGCGGTTCGGATGCTGATGAACAACCTCGACCCCGAGGTGGCCGAGAACCCGCAAGAACTCGTGGTCTATGGCGGAATCGGCCGCGCGGCGCGCAATTGGGACTGCTTCGATCGCATTGTCGAGGTGCTGGAGCGATTGGACGAGGATCAGACCCTGCTCGTCCAGTCGGGCAAGCCCGTGGGGGTGTTCCCCACCCATAAGGACGCGCCGCGCGTGCTGATCGCCAATTCCAACCTCGTGCCCAAGTGGGCGACGTGGGAAAAGTTCAACGAACTCGATCGCGCCGGGCTGATGATGTACGGCCAGATGACCGCCGGCAGCTGGATCTACATCGGCAGCCAGGGCATCGTCCAGGGCACATACGAAACGTTCGCCGAGATGGGCCGCCAGCACTATGGGGGAGACTTGCGGGGCAAGTGGATCCTCACCGCTGGCCTTGGCGGGATGGGCGGCGCGCAGCCGCTCGCGGCGGTCATGGCCGGGGCGCACTGCATCGCGGTCGAGTGCCAGGAAAGCTCGATCGAGAAGCGCCTCGCGACCCGTTACCTCGACTATCGCGCCGCCACGGTGGACGAGGCGCTGGAGATCGTCGGCAAGGCCGACCGCCCCGTCAGCGTCGGGGTGCTTGGCAATGCGGCCGAGGTGCTCCCCGACATGGTCGCCCGCGGCATCCGGCCCGACGCGGTGACCGATCAGACAAGCGCGCACGATCCCGCCAACGGCTACCTGCCAGCAGGTTGGACGGTGGCGCAATGGCTCGAGATGCGCGAGCGCGATCCCGCCGCGGTGGCCAGGGCCGCACGCCACTCGATGGCCCGCCATGTCGAAGCGATGCTCGCGTTCAAGGCGATGGGCGTGCCGGTGTTCGATTACGGCAACAACATCCGCCAGGAAGCCTTCGACGACGGCGTGACCGGCGCCTTCGACTTTCCCGGCTTCGTCCCTGCCTATGTCCGGCCGCTGTTCTGCCGCGGGGTTGGGCCGTTCCGCTGGGCGGCGCTTTCGGGCGATCCTGAAGACATCTACCGCACCGATCAGCGGGTAAAGGAGCTGATACCGGACGATCCGCACCTCCACCGCTGGCTCGACATGGCGCGCGAGCGGATCGCATTCCAGGGGCTGCCGGCGCGCATCTGCTGGGTCGGCCTCGGCCAACGTGACCGGCTGGGCCTGGCGTTCAACGAGATGGTGCGGAACGGCGAGGTGTCCGCCCCGATCGTGATCGGCCGCGACCATCTCGACAGCGGCAGCGTAGCCAGCCCCAACCGCGAGACGGAGGCCATGCGCGACGGCAGCGACGCGGTGAGCGACTGGCCGCTGCTCAACGCGCTGCTCAACACCGCCAGCGGCGCGACCTGGGTTTCGCTGCACCACGGCGGCGGCGTCGGCATGGGTTATTCCCAGCACGCGGGCATGGTTATTGTCGCCGACGGCACCGAAGATGCGGAGCGGCGGCTGCGGCGCGTCCTGTGGAACGATCCCGCGACCGGGGTCATGCGCCATGCCGACGCCGGCTACGATATCGCGATCGATTGCGCTGCGGAGCAGAGGCTCGATCTTCCGATGGTGCGGCGATGAGCAGCGCGATCGTTCTCGATCCGGAGTCCGTCGACTTCGCGACCCTGCGCCGCTTGTGGCGCGGCGCTCCGGCTCGCCTCGACAACGGCGCGCGGGAGAGGATTGCCGCTTCGGCCGAGGTCGTGGACCGGATCGTGGCCGGGGGCGAAACCGTCTACGGCGTCAACACGGGCTTCGGCCTGCTCGCCAACACGCGCATTCCGTCCGAACGACTGGCCGAGCTGCAGCGAAACCTGATCCTGTCGCACGCCTGCGGCCTCGGTGACCCATTGCCGCGCCATGTCGTGCGGTTGATGATCGCACTCAAGCTGCTCGGCTTGGGCCGGGGATATTCGGGTGTTCGTCCGGAAGTAATCGACGCGCTTCAGGCGCTGATCGATCATGACGCGATGCCCGTTGTGCCTGCACAGGGCAGCGTGGGTGCGTCGGGCGACCTCGCGCCGCTCGCCCACCTTATCGCCGCGCTCATGGGCTTCGGCCAGATCGATGTCGCCGGCGCGATCATGCCCGCCGCCGATGCCCTGGTCAGGCTCGGCATGGCGCCGCTCGAGCTGGGGCCGAAGGAAGGGCTGGCGCTGATCAACGGCACCCAGGCCTCGACTGCGATCGCGCTTGACGCGCTGTTTGCGGCGGAGCGGGTATTCGGCGCCGCGCTGGTAGCGGGCGCGATGTCGGTCGATGCGCTGAAAGGCAGCATCAAGCCGTTCGATCCGCGCATTTCCGCCTTGCGCGGGCAACCCGGCCAGATTCGTGTTGCTGCGCAGATCGCAGCCCTGCTTGATGGATCGGCGATAATCGCCAGCCATGCCCGCTGCGGCCGGGTGCAGGATCCCTACAGCTTCCGCTGCCAGCCGCAGGTGATGGGCGCCTCGCTGGACCTGCTGGCCAATGCGGCGCGCACGCTGACGATCGAGGCGGCGGCGGTCACTGACAACCCGATCGTGTTCGGCGAAGACGACAGCGCGATTTCCGGGGGGAACTTCCACGCCCAGCCGGTCGCCTTTGCCGGCGACACCATCGCAATCGCAATGTGCGAGGTCGGCAGTATTTCCGAGCGCCGCACCGCGGTCCTCGTCGATCCAAAGATGAGCGGTCTGCCGGCATTTCTGACCGAAGACGGTGGGGTCAATTCGGGCCTGATGATTCCGCAAGTCACTGCCGCAGCGCTGGTTTCGGAGAACAAGTCGCTCGCGTTTCCTGCGTCCGTCGATTCGATCCCGACAAGCGCGGGTCAGGAGGACCATGTGTCGATGGCGCCGATCGCCGCGCGCAAGGCGGCGTCGATCGTCCGCAATGTCGCGGGTGTGCTGGCGGTCGAACTGATCGCTGCCGCGCAGGGAATCGATTTTCACGCACCCGTCGCGACCAGCGAACGCCTCGGCGCCGCGCACGCGCGTGTGCGCGGGATCACCGCGCGGCTCGCGCAGGACCGGTACCTCGCCGACGAAATGCGGGCGTTGCAGGCGGCTATCCTGGACGGCGGCTGGCTCGACGACTTCACCATCGCGTGAGCCGTCCCCTGTTTGGGGCTGGCGCCGATCGGGAACCTCAGCGGGCTCCTCGAGCATTGTGAAGAGATGGATGCGGCGACATTTGACGATCTGACTGCCAGGGTCCGGGCGTGCCGCATGTGCGCGGACGCTCTCCCATCAGAGCCGCGTCCGGTGTTCCAGGTGTCGCCCACTGCGCGGCTGCTCGTGGCAAGCCAGGCCCCCGGGACGCGCGTGCAGGCATCGGGGATCCCCTTTTCCGATGCCTCGGGTGAGCGGCTCCGCGAGTGGATGGGCGTTAGCACATCGCAATTTTACGACACCCGGAACATTGCCATTCTCCCGATGGGGTTCTGCTATCCAGGCAGGAAAGATGGCGGCGATGCCCCACCCCGGCGGGAATGTGCGGAGCTGTGGCGGGATGACCTCTTGGCGTCGATGCCTGCGCTGCGGCTGACGCTGCTGGTCGGCACGTATGCGCAAGTGGACGCCCTGGGCCCCGGCAAGATGATCGATCGGGTGCGCCGGTTCATGGACTACCTGCCGCAGTACTTCCCGCTGCCGCATCCTTCGTGGCGCTCCCGCATCTGGTCACAGAACAATCCCTGGTTCGAGGCGGAGGTGCTACCCGTGCTGAAACAGGAAGTGCAAAAGGCGCTGGCATCGTGAGCCCGGCCGCGGATCGCCATCCGATCTACACCGTCGGCCATTCGACACGCTCGATCGATGAATTCGTCGATCTGCTGCGGGCCGGAAACGTGCAATGCCTGGTGGATGTGCGGAGTATTCCGCGATCGCGCACCAATCCGCAGTATAACCTGGACAGCCTGCCGGAGACGCTGGCCGCATACCAGATCCGGCACACCATCATTCCCGAACTGGGCGGGCGGCGCGGTCGCCAGAAAGACGTTGCTGCGGACGTGAACGGCTTCTGGACGAACCAGAGCTTCCACAATTACGCGGACTACGCGATGTCGGACGCCTTCCGCCGTGGTCTTGCTCAGCTGGCGGAACTCGGCATCGAAACGCGCTGCGCAATCATGTGTTCGGAAGCAGTCTGGTGGCGCTGCCATCGCCGGATCATCGCGGATTACCTGCTGGCACGCGGACGATCGGTCCTGCACCTGATGGGCAAGGACAGGATCGAACCGGCGAAGATGACGCCCGCCGCGGTGGCTGGGCAAAACGTGCTGACCTATCCGGCTGCGACCTGACTGGCGCGCGCTGTCAGCGTTTTCAAACCATGCAATTGATAATCGCTTGCAATAGAGGGCGGCGGCTCTAAAGGCGGATTCGCGCCCGGCAGGGCGGATTCATCCAATTTGGGGCATTCGATGAAGGTCAGTTTTCGCGTTCCGCTGTTCCTTGCCGGTGCTGCACTGTCGCAGCCGGCTTTCGCACAAGGGGGCGGGGCGCGACCGGTGCCGACGAACCTGAGCGTCGGGGAAATGTTCCTGGGCGCCGACTGGGTGGTCAAGCTGGTCATGATCGGCCTGCTGGTCGCTTCCATCGCGACCTGGACGGTGTTCGTGGCCAAGCATCGCGAGTTGCGCCAGGCACGGGCGGCGGCGGAGGAGGCGCGCGACCAGCTGGCCGCCGCCCGGACGCTGGCCGACCTGCCAGCCGGGCTTCGGACGTCGCCCCTGGTTCGGCAGGCATTCGAAGAGATCGAGCATTCCGCCGATGCCCTGGGTGACCGTGACGGCATCAAGGAACGGCTAGTTTCCCGGCTCGACCGCTTCGAGGCGGAGCTGGCGCGCCGCATGACCCGCGGGGTCACGATCCTTGCCACGATCGGGGCGATCGCGCCGTTCGTGGGCCTGTTCGGCACCGTCTGGGGCATCATGAACAGCTTCATCGGCATTGCCGAGGAGCAGACCACCAACCTTGCGGTGGTGGCCCCGGGCATCGCGGAAGCGCTGCTGGCGACGGCGCTCGGCCTTGTCGCAGCCATCCCGGCGGTCGTGTTCTACAACCACTTTGCCCGCGCGATCGCCGCGCACCGCGCGGTGGTGGCCGACAGTGCGGCGGCTCTCCTGCGCCTCGTCTCGCGCGATCTCAGCCGGGGCAGGCTGTCGCGGGAGCCGGCCTGACCATGTCGCTCAAACTCGCCTCCGACAGCGAAGAGCTCGCCGTCGCGCACGAGATCAACGTGACGCCGTTCATCGACGTCATGCTGGTTCTGCTGATCATCTTCATGGTTGCCGCGCCGCTGGCTACGGTGGACGTGAAGGTTGACCTTCCGGTCTCAACCGCACGGCCGAACCCCGCGCCAGATTCGCCGGTGTACCTGTCACTTACATCCGATGGCGGCATCTCGGTGGGCGAGGAAGCGGTAACGCTTGCCACCTTGGGCCCGGCAATCGTGCGGGCGACCCGGCAGGACCGCGAGCAGCGGATCTTCCTGCGCGCGGACAAGTCAATCACCTATGACGAAATCGTCCAGGCGATGAACGCCCTGCGCGCGGCCGGTTACGTCAAGGTCGCGCTGGTCGGGCTCGAGTCGGGCGAGGCACCCCGGTGAGCGCGGCGAGCCCGGCGGCGCGCACGTGGCTGCCCGGTGCGGGCGTGGTCACGGCGGTGCATGGCCTGGCGATCGCCGGGGTCTTGTGGCTCGGCATGGGCGAGCGGCCGCTTCCCGTGGAAGAACCGATCGTGCTCATGGACCTTCCGCCGCTCGCCGCCGCGGCCGTGACGCCGGTCGCCAGCGCGCCGGTGCAGCCCCAGCCTGCGGTGGCGCAGCCGACCGCTACACCGCGCGTCACCGCGCCGCCCGTCAATGCGCCCCTGCCGCGCGAGGTGGTCTCCGTTTCGCCGCCCGCGCCGACGCCTTCCTTGATGGCACCCGCGCCGCCCAGCGTCAGCGCGCCCCCGGTCGCCAGCGCGCCGGCGTCTCGCCCGGCGCCGGTCCAGAACGCGCCCGCACGGGACGCGCCGGGGAAGTCCGCCAACGATGGCGACAACCCCCGCGCCAAGCAGCAGGAAGCGGATTACTTCGCCCAGCTTTCCGCCCACCTCAACAAGCGCAAGCGCTATCCGACGGAGGCCAAGAAGGCGCGGCAGCAGGGCGTGGTCACCGTCCGCTTCACCGTCCACGCCGATGGCTCCGTGACCGGCAGTGCGATCCGCCGGTCGAGCGGGCACGAGCTGCTCGACCAGGCAACGCTGGAACTGCTCCAGCGCGTCGCGCCGCTGCCCCGTTTTCCCAAGTCGATGACCAAACCGAGCATCACCCTGTCGCTGCCCATCGATTATTCTTTGCAAACAAGCTAATGAAAAAGAAAGGAATCTTTTAGTGAGGGATCGGTCAAGGGGAGTCGTTCGCCCGTTCAGCCTGCGCAATGCGCGGGGCAGCGCGGCGGCCGCCGCCATCGGCATCGGGGCGGCGTTGCTCGCGACTCCAGCCACCGCGCAAGACGCATCGGAAGATGAAGAGGTCGAGCTCGACACCTTGCGGATCGAGGACCGCACCGCTGACGTCAATCCGAACGCAGAGCCGGGCGCTCCCTACAAGGCGCGGACATCGGGCGACGTGCGCATCACCCGGCCGATCGCCGAAATGCCCAACACGATGCAGGTGCTGACGGAAAGCTACATCGAGGATTCGGGCTACACGGACCTGCGTCCGCTGCTGGATGCGCAGCCGGGCATCACCGTGGGCACCGGCGAGAACGGCAACCAGTTCGGTGACCGTTACATCATTCGCGGCCAGGAAGCGCGCAGCGACGTGTTCGTGGACGGACTCCGCGATCCCGGCATGACGACCCGCGAAACCTTCGCCGTCGATCAGGTGGAGATTTCCAAGGGTCCGAACAGCACCTTTGCCGGACGCGGCACGGCGGGGGGTGCGGTCAACCTCATCACCAAGCAGGCGACCACCGACTACGATTTCGTTCGTGCCGATATCGGCCTCGGCACCGATCGCTATGTGCGCGGGACCGTCGATGCGAACTTCGTGCTGGGCGAAGACCTCGCCGTGCGGGCCAACGTGCTCTACGGCTACACCGAAGTGCCGGACCGCGGGCCGGCTGACCGCGAGCGCAAGGGCGCCGCACTTTCGGCCACCTGGTCGCCGGGCGACGCGTTCGATATCACGCTCGATTATTACGGCCTGCGCGCGCACGACAAGCCGGACATCGGCGATTATCTGTCGGGCGACGGTTCCACCGGCAACCGCCTGCCGGTCGAGACGCCGCCGTATGCGCAGGACCAGGACTTCATGCGGTCCCATGTCGATGTCTTCACCGGACGGGTGAACTGGGCCCTGTCGGACAATGTGAAGCTGACCAACCGCACGCGCTACGGCATGTCGGACAACGGCTATGTCGTCACTGCCGCGGCCGGGAACACCACCTCGGCCACCGGCCCGGGCGGTGCGTACCCCACGATCACATTCTCGACGCACCAGAAGTTCCAGAAGGTGGATTACTTCGCCACCCAGACCAACCTGCTCATCAGCAGCGACATGATGGGCGGCAAGAACGACCTTATCATCGGTGCCGAATACACCGATCACAGCGTCAAGAACGGCAACTGGCTGAACACCAACACTGGCGCGTTCAACTGCCGCACCGGCACCGCCGCGGGTAGCGCGCTCAACAACTACTGCGGGATCGGCGCGGACGGTCGGCCGGTTTCCAACCTCAACAGCCTGCTGGGGCGTTCGATCGTCCGGGGTGCTGTGAACCAGGACTACCATGTCGAAACGCTGTCCGCCTACGTGATGGACACGCTCGACATCACCGACGCGCTCACCGTGTTCGGCGGGGTGCGCTTCGACACCTACGATTATTCGCTGGGCGTGACGGGCGGCAACCCGCCGGCGGTAACGCAATACGAATACAGCGATTCCTTCTGGAACGGCCACCTGGGCGTCACATACGAGCTGGGCGAACTGGGCATGATCTACGCCTCGGTCGCCACGGCCGCCGACATCAACGGCGGGGAATCGGACGTCGGCACCAACGCGGGCTATGGCGGCCTGCTGCTGGTGGACGGGGAACTGCCCGACGCCATCCCCGAACGCTCGATGCTGTATGAACTGGGCACCAAGCTCAACCTGTTCGACAACCGCTTCCTGCTCACCGCTTCGGTGTTCCAGATCGACAAGGACGACGTGTTCGAAGCGGCCGGCAGCGGCTATACGCCGACGGGCACGGGCAACACCGGCGCGAACCGCACGCGCGGGTTCGAGTTGGGCCTTGCCGGCAACATCACCCCGATCTGGTCGTTCCAGGGCGGCCTGACGGTGATGGATGCGGAGATCACGAAGTCGGCGGCCAACCCGCTTCGCGTGGGCAAGACGCTGTCGAACTTCGCCGACTTCCAGGCATCGCTGCTGACGCGCATCCAGCCGACCGACGCCTTCGCGCTGGGCTTCGCGGTCAAGCACAAGAGCAAGCGCTATGCAGGCCAGCCCGACACGGCGCCCGCGTTCACCACCCGGCCGGATGGCACGTTCTTCTACAA
This sequence is a window from Tsuneonella aeria. Protein-coding genes within it:
- the exbB gene encoding tonB-system energizer ExbB — encoded protein: MKVSFRVPLFLAGAALSQPAFAQGGGARPVPTNLSVGEMFLGADWVVKLVMIGLLVASIATWTVFVAKHRELRQARAAAEEARDQLAAARTLADLPAGLRTSPLVRQAFEEIEHSADALGDRDGIKERLVSRLDRFEAELARRMTRGVTILATIGAIAPFVGLFGTVWGIMNSFIGIAEEQTTNLAVVAPGIAEALLATALGLVAAIPAVVFYNHFARAIAAHRAVVADSAAALLRLVSRDLSRGRLSREPA
- a CDS encoding arginase family protein; its protein translation is MSLAWPSLSDLLVSPDQAAPIGLVGAPLSAGSVTPGRCDLAPAALRAVLPRVARYDIDAGRDFGAPIANLGDLALHGLTIEEATLPIRDRVVESVLKHSLTLLIGGNNAVTRPGLHAMAAACGLALEHVGLITLDAHFDMRTTADGLANGNPVRALLEDGLPGRNIVQIGLAPFANSKAMHDDALAAGNLVLTLREFERTGVAASIARAFDRLSHCPAIMVDCDIDVIDRSQFPAAPGARAGGMAARDFFAATRLLAGNPQVKVIDLTEWDPPLDHTDLSALTAGRWLAEVVAGFAART
- the hutU gene encoding urocanate hydratase, which encodes MQRRDNSRIIRARRGGEIVAKHWTTEAAVRMLMNNLDPEVAENPQELVVYGGIGRAARNWDCFDRIVEVLERLDEDQTLLVQSGKPVGVFPTHKDAPRVLIANSNLVPKWATWEKFNELDRAGLMMYGQMTAGSWIYIGSQGIVQGTYETFAEMGRQHYGGDLRGKWILTAGLGGMGGAQPLAAVMAGAHCIAVECQESSIEKRLATRYLDYRAATVDEALEIVGKADRPVSVGVLGNAAEVLPDMVARGIRPDAVTDQTSAHDPANGYLPAGWTVAQWLEMRERDPAAVARAARHSMARHVEAMLAFKAMGVPVFDYGNNIRQEAFDDGVTGAFDFPGFVPAYVRPLFCRGVGPFRWAALSGDPEDIYRTDQRVKELIPDDPHLHRWLDMARERIAFQGLPARICWVGLGQRDRLGLAFNEMVRNGEVSAPIVIGRDHLDSGSVASPNRETEAMRDGSDAVSDWPLLNALLNTASGATWVSLHHGGGVGMGYSQHAGMVIVADGTEDAERRLRRVLWNDPATGVMRHADAGYDIAIDCAAEQRLDLPMVRR
- a CDS encoding uracil-DNA glycosylase family protein, with the protein product MFQVSPTARLLVASQAPGTRVQASGIPFSDASGERLREWMGVSTSQFYDTRNIAILPMGFCYPGRKDGGDAPPRRECAELWRDDLLASMPALRLTLLVGTYAQVDALGPGKMIDRVRRFMDYLPQYFPLPHPSWRSRIWSQNNPWFEAEVLPVLKQEVQKALAS
- the hutI gene encoding imidazolonepropionase; the protein is MHDRLLTQCHVATMVARPGDPLGMIRDAALTVTNGRIARVGPAAELAAEPAAETVPLGGAWVTPGLVDCHTHLVFGGTRAAEHAMRRAGASYQEIAAAGGGIASTIRATAAASDDALLGSARRRLRALMAGGCTTVEVKSGYGHDPASELRLLEVARVLGGEEPVRIVPTLLALHALPPGANRAAFVAQAIDKLLPEAARRGLATAVDGFCEGIGFTPEEIERLFAAAADHGLRVKLHAEQLSNLGGAALAARYQALSADHLEHLDEAGAMAMAQAGTVGVLLPGAFYALNESRKPPVDLLRRRGVRLAVATDCNPGTSPLLNPQLAMNMACTLFGLSPEEALAGMTVNAAAALGLDAEVGTIEPGKAADLCAWAIEDPAELGYWIGLPGPVRRIVAGRDAPVDPRA
- a CDS encoding DUF488 family protein; protein product: MSPAADRHPIYTVGHSTRSIDEFVDLLRAGNVQCLVDVRSIPRSRTNPQYNLDSLPETLAAYQIRHTIIPELGGRRGRQKDVAADVNGFWTNQSFHNYADYAMSDAFRRGLAQLAELGIETRCAIMCSEAVWWRCHRRIIADYLLARGRSVLHLMGKDRIEPAKMTPAAVAGQNVLTYPAAT
- the hutH gene encoding histidine ammonia-lyase, coding for MSSAIVLDPESVDFATLRRLWRGAPARLDNGARERIAASAEVVDRIVAGGETVYGVNTGFGLLANTRIPSERLAELQRNLILSHACGLGDPLPRHVVRLMIALKLLGLGRGYSGVRPEVIDALQALIDHDAMPVVPAQGSVGASGDLAPLAHLIAALMGFGQIDVAGAIMPAADALVRLGMAPLELGPKEGLALINGTQASTAIALDALFAAERVFGAALVAGAMSVDALKGSIKPFDPRISALRGQPGQIRVAAQIAALLDGSAIIASHARCGRVQDPYSFRCQPQVMGASLDLLANAARTLTIEAAAVTDNPIVFGEDDSAISGGNFHAQPVAFAGDTIAIAMCEVGSISERRTAVLVDPKMSGLPAFLTEDGGVNSGLMIPQVTAAALVSENKSLAFPASVDSIPTSAGQEDHVSMAPIAARKAASIVRNVAGVLAVELIAAAQGIDFHAPVATSERLGAAHARVRGITARLAQDRYLADEMRALQAAILDGGWLDDFTIA